From Candidatus Angelobacter sp., one genomic window encodes:
- the shc gene encoding squalene--hopene cyclase: METAIRRSQNHLLSLQKPEGFWVGELMVDSTLCSDMIAYHHWNGKVDKVWQRKAVNHIFSMQLPDGGWNIYHGGPADVNATIKAYLALKLAGVPVTDGRMLRARQSVLSMGGVPRMNTFSRLYLALLGLFPWKYVPTIPCEVILIGKWFHVNFWEMSSWTRSMLVPLSIINHYKPTRRPGNITLDELYPEGYHERDLALPPDPEGFTLRNFFLWLDKLHKFAELFAEHNVHPFRRRALKKAEQWMLERFEGADGLAAIFPAMLNSLIALKALGYPDDHPQVVRAERELKRLQHETENDVRIEPCFSPVWDTAIVTICLRESGVPENHPALKKAVDWMIAKEIRFRGDWKYKNPAKVEPSGWAFEYENKWCPDVDDTAMVLLALRKVPTDDPRRRDESFKRGLDWTMTFQCKDGGWGAFDKDCTKNILEKVPFADHNAMLDPECADITARILELLGYEGIGMQNPQVRDAVEFVRKHQE, from the coding sequence TTGGAGACTGCCATCCGGCGGTCTCAAAACCACCTGCTCAGCCTGCAAAAGCCGGAAGGTTTTTGGGTCGGCGAGCTGATGGTCGATTCCACCTTATGCTCGGACATGATCGCCTACCATCATTGGAACGGCAAGGTGGACAAGGTTTGGCAGCGCAAGGCGGTCAACCACATCTTCTCGATGCAACTGCCGGACGGCGGCTGGAACATTTACCACGGCGGCCCCGCGGACGTGAACGCCACCATCAAGGCCTACCTGGCGCTCAAGCTCGCCGGAGTGCCGGTCACGGACGGCCGCATGTTGAGGGCGCGCCAGTCCGTGTTGAGCATGGGCGGCGTGCCGCGGATGAACACGTTTTCGCGCCTCTACCTCGCCTTGCTGGGCCTTTTCCCGTGGAAGTACGTTCCCACCATTCCTTGCGAGGTCATTCTCATCGGCAAATGGTTCCACGTGAATTTCTGGGAGATGAGTTCGTGGACGCGATCGATGCTCGTCCCGCTCTCGATCATCAACCATTACAAACCGACGCGCCGGCCGGGCAACATCACGCTCGACGAGCTCTATCCGGAAGGTTACCACGAACGCGACCTCGCGCTGCCACCCGACCCGGAAGGATTTACCCTGCGCAATTTCTTCCTCTGGCTCGACAAGCTGCACAAATTCGCCGAGTTGTTCGCGGAGCATAACGTTCATCCTTTCCGCAGACGCGCCTTGAAAAAGGCCGAGCAATGGATGCTCGAACGGTTCGAGGGCGCAGACGGACTGGCCGCGATCTTTCCCGCCATGTTGAACTCCCTCATCGCGCTCAAGGCGCTCGGCTATCCCGATGATCATCCTCAGGTCGTCCGCGCCGAACGCGAGTTGAAACGGCTTCAGCACGAAACCGAAAACGATGTCCGCATCGAACCGTGTTTCTCGCCGGTGTGGGACACGGCAATTGTCACCATTTGCCTTCGCGAATCGGGCGTGCCGGAAAATCATCCCGCTCTGAAAAAGGCGGTGGACTGGATGATTGCGAAGGAGATCCGGTTCCGGGGCGATTGGAAGTACAAGAATCCCGCAAAGGTCGAGCCGAGCGGCTGGGCGTTCGAATACGAAAACAAATGGTGCCCGGACGTGGACGACACTGCAATGGTGCTGCTTGCGCTCCGCAAGGTGCCCACAGACGACCCACGCCGGCGCGACGAGAGTTTCAAACGCGGCCTCGACTGGACGATGACCTTTCAGTGCAAAGACGGCGGGTGGGGCGCGTTCGACAAGGACTGCACCAAGAACATTCTCGAAAAGGTCCCGTTTGCCGATCATAACGCGATG
- the dapF gene encoding diaminopimelate epimerase, which produces MKFFKYHALGNDYLVMDPKDFATPLTIEQIKTICHRNFGVGSDGILLGPLPSDKARFALRIFNPDGSEAEKSGNGLRIFSRYLWDRKFLKTDEEFTVETLGGVVKSRVLDGGRTVRVEMGRVSFRSEEIPVTGPGREVVNEKIVVGDRAFNFCAATVGNPHCVLPLPDISAGLAKQYGPLLETHSSFPKRTNVQFLKALDRRNIQIEIWERGAGYTLASGTSSSAAAAVAYKLGLCDSSVTVHMPGGKLSIEIRHDFSILMTGPVTKVAEGTVVEELFTTSIPV; this is translated from the coding sequence ATGAAGTTTTTCAAATACCACGCGCTCGGTAATGACTACCTCGTCATGGACCCGAAGGACTTCGCCACGCCACTGACCATCGAGCAGATCAAAACAATCTGTCACCGGAACTTCGGTGTCGGCTCCGATGGCATTCTGCTTGGACCGTTGCCGTCGGACAAGGCACGATTCGCATTGCGCATATTCAATCCGGACGGGAGCGAAGCGGAGAAAAGCGGCAACGGGCTGAGAATTTTTTCCCGTTACCTGTGGGACCGAAAATTCCTGAAAACCGACGAGGAGTTCACAGTTGAAACCCTGGGCGGTGTGGTGAAGTCCCGCGTGCTGGACGGCGGCAGGACGGTCCGCGTGGAAATGGGCAGGGTGAGTTTTCGAAGCGAGGAAATCCCGGTGACCGGCCCCGGTCGCGAAGTCGTCAACGAAAAGATTGTCGTCGGAGACCGCGCCTTCAATTTTTGCGCGGCGACGGTTGGCAATCCGCACTGTGTTTTGCCGTTGCCCGACATCAGTGCCGGGCTGGCGAAGCAATACGGCCCTCTGCTCGAAACCCACTCGAGTTTTCCGAAGCGCACAAACGTGCAGTTTCTGAAGGCGCTGGATCGGCGCAACATTCAAATCGAGATCTGGGAACGCGGAGCCGGATACACGCTGGCGTCCGGCACCAGCAGCAGCGCGGCGGCGGCCGTCGCGTACAAGCTGGGACTGTGTGACAGCTCGGTCACCGTTCACATGCCGGGTGGCAAATTGTCCATTGAGATCCGCCACGACTTTTCGATTTTGATGACCGGGCCGGTGACGAAGGTGGCGGAGGGGACGGTGGTGGAAGAATTGTTTACAACTTCAATTCCGGTCTGA
- the dapA gene encoding 4-hydroxy-tetrahydrodipicolinate synthase, whose translation MFTGIYTALVTPFKDGKVDELGFERLIKAQIKGGVDGIVPVGTTGESPTLSFEEHIYVVELAIKFAARKVRVLAGTGGNSTDEAIYLTVAAEKAGANGSLQVAPYYNKPTQEGLFQHFRAIAYATKLPIVLYSIPSRCGIEIGVDTVKRLARDCRNIVGIKEAGGNADRVSQLRAALGPKFAILSGDDSLTLPFMAVGAQGVVSVASNLIPRELSQMVRAFAAGKSSVALKLHDTFYPLFKDLFVETNPVPVKAALAMLGQIKEEYRLPLVPMSPKNCEALKATLKACGVLK comes from the coding sequence ATGTTCACCGGAATCTATACAGCCCTTGTCACACCGTTCAAAGACGGCAAGGTGGATGAACTCGGTTTCGAGCGTCTCATCAAAGCGCAGATCAAGGGAGGCGTGGACGGCATTGTGCCGGTTGGCACCACGGGCGAGTCGCCCACCCTGAGTTTTGAGGAGCATATCTATGTGGTCGAGCTGGCGATCAAGTTCGCCGCGCGCAAAGTCAGAGTGCTCGCCGGCACGGGCGGCAATTCAACCGATGAAGCGATTTACCTCACCGTCGCCGCTGAAAAGGCCGGCGCGAACGGCTCGCTGCAGGTCGCGCCCTACTACAACAAGCCGACGCAGGAGGGTTTGTTCCAGCATTTCCGCGCCATCGCCTATGCAACGAAGCTGCCAATCGTGCTCTATAGCATTCCGTCGCGTTGCGGTATAGAGATCGGCGTGGACACAGTGAAGCGGCTCGCGCGCGATTGCAGGAACATCGTCGGCATCAAAGAAGCGGGTGGCAACGCCGACCGCGTGAGCCAGTTGCGCGCGGCGCTCGGGCCGAAATTCGCGATCCTCAGCGGTGACGATTCACTTACGCTGCCTTTCATGGCCGTCGGCGCGCAGGGCGTCGTCAGTGTCGCGTCAAACCTGATCCCGCGCGAACTCAGCCAGATGGTTCGCGCGTTTGCGGCCGGCAAATCGTCCGTTGCGCTCAAACTGCACGACACGTTTTATCCGTTGTTCAAGGATCTCTTTGTGGAGACGAACCCGGTTCCGGTCAAAGCCGCGCTGGCAATGCTGGGGCAGATCAAGGAGGAATACCGCCTGCCGCTGGTGCCGATGAGCCCGAAGAACTGCGAGGCTTTGAAAGC